The following coding sequences lie in one Lolium perenne isolate Kyuss_39 chromosome 2, Kyuss_2.0, whole genome shotgun sequence genomic window:
- the LOC127330490 gene encoding uncharacterized protein gives MGRKSSFFCAIFSFSRKSRRFQVDDEGDWEWPPAPALRKVRSSDEDSGWWVGERDVDQKAADFIASFHQRSLVA, from the coding sequence ATGGGAAGAAAATCGTCGTTCTTCTGCGCCATATTCAGCTTCTCACGGAAGTCTAGGCGGTTCCAGGTCGACGACGAGGGCGACTGGGAGTGGCCGCCCGCGCCGGCGCTGCGCAAGGTCAGGTCCAGCGACGAGGACTCCGGGTGGTGGGTCGGCGAGCGCGACGTCGACCAGAAGGCCGCCGACTTCATCGCCAGCTTCCACCAGAGGAGCCTTGTCGCCTGA